Proteins encoded within one genomic window of Sulfurovum sp. XGS-02:
- a CDS encoding lytic transglycosylase domain-containing protein, with translation MADKYPSYTYVFHEFDVDESYLYNEAFISFVSKHEKKLRLFYRDSLLRGKEILPTMQGLLVEDGVSDLFIYLSMVESGFSTDAVSPKKAVGLWQFMPATAKEYNLTVYHGYDERCDTVSATSAAINYLNRLYKEFGKWYLSAMAYNCGEGCVSRAIKRAGTDDLSVLMNEDLKYLPRETRQYMKKILLLAMIGENETLDFGNGTDEKLENALIEVNVAAGISLQKIATLLKMKEEKLLSLNKSFKDGRVPQGRTTYKITIPIEKVYAFYLRYQLQDKKKVFRSHMVSHTVALGETVESIAKLYDVDTEEIITSNHLKNDFLVLDSLLVIPVNKKTFDKIIK, from the coding sequence TTGGCAGATAAGTACCCAAGTTATACATATGTGTTTCATGAATTTGATGTGGATGAGTCTTATCTCTATAATGAAGCGTTTATCTCTTTTGTTTCAAAGCATGAAAAAAAGTTGCGATTATTTTACAGAGACTCCTTACTTCGAGGCAAAGAGATATTACCCACGATGCAGGGACTGCTTGTAGAAGATGGTGTGAGTGACCTTTTTATCTATCTCTCTATGGTGGAATCGGGGTTTTCCACAGATGCCGTTTCTCCCAAAAAAGCGGTAGGTCTATGGCAGTTCATGCCTGCAACGGCCAAAGAGTATAATCTTACTGTATACCATGGCTATGATGAACGGTGCGATACGGTGAGTGCAACATCTGCAGCCATTAACTATCTTAATAGACTCTATAAAGAGTTTGGAAAATGGTATCTGTCCGCTATGGCCTATAATTGTGGAGAAGGTTGTGTCAGCAGGGCAATTAAACGTGCGGGGACAGATGATTTAAGTGTGTTGATGAATGAAGATTTGAAATATCTGCCTCGTGAAACACGCCAGTATATGAAAAAGATCCTTCTTCTTGCCATGATAGGTGAAAATGAGACTTTAGACTTTGGTAATGGCACAGATGAGAAGCTGGAAAATGCTCTTATAGAGGTCAATGTAGCTGCCGGGATATCACTCCAAAAGATTGCAACATTATTGAAAATGAAAGAAGAGAAACTTTTAAGTCTGAACAAAAGTTTCAAAGATGGCAGAGTACCTCAAGGGAGGACCACGTATAAGATTACGATTCCTATAGAAAAAGTGTATGCCTTTTACTTGCGTTATCAGTTACAGGATAAAAAGAAGGTCTTCAGGTCACATATGGTCTCTCACACTGTTGCTCTGGGAGAAACCGTAGAGAGTATTGCCAAATTATATGATGTAGATACAGAGGAGATCATCACCTCTAATCATTTAAAAAATGACTTTCTTGTTTTAGATAGTTTGTTAGTGATTCCCGTAAACAAGAAAACATTTGATAAAATAATAAAATAA
- the hisB gene encoding imidazoleglycerol-phosphate dehydratase HisB codes for MIEVTRETKETQISVKLNLYGSGKAKINTGVGFYDHMLEAFTKHAHIDMEVQCTGDTHIDDHHTVEDVGIVIGQALKKAIYPVQSIERFGNATVVMDEASVTCDIDLSNRGYLVFELPIGGKVGNFDVELVEEFFKAFAFNLPLTLHLIYNRGKNKHHIIEAAFKALAVALRRAVAVNENAGIPSTKGVL; via the coding sequence ATGATAGAAGTAACAAGAGAAACCAAAGAGACACAGATTTCAGTCAAACTCAACCTTTATGGTTCGGGAAAAGCCAAAATAAACACCGGTGTAGGTTTTTACGACCATATGCTCGAAGCATTTACAAAACATGCACATATCGATATGGAAGTACAATGTACGGGTGATACCCATATAGATGACCACCATACGGTTGAGGATGTAGGTATCGTCATAGGTCAGGCACTTAAAAAAGCCATCTACCCTGTACAGAGCATAGAGCGTTTTGGTAATGCAACCGTGGTCATGGATGAAGCAAGTGTGACCTGTGATATCGATCTATCCAACCGAGGGTATCTTGTATTTGAACTTCCTATCGGCGGTAAAGTAGGGAACTTTGATGTGGAACTCGTAGAAGAGTTCTTTAAAGCGTTTGCATTCAATCTTCCTTTGACACTTCATCTGATCTATAACCGTGGTAAAAACAAACACCACATCATAGAGGCTGCATTTAAAGCACTTGCCGTAGCGCTTCGAAGGGCGGTAGCGGTGAATGAGAATGCCGGTATTCCAAGTACAAAGGGTGTACTGTGA
- a CDS encoding ATP-binding protein has translation MMKKNLLDISVRSAPLIFLLMLSSYWSYREWKRIDPSDTGLFVSLLVIVVLSLLSLIYVWFDHRREERETRALVSVLDSIDHLADIEKGVITKQREEVYNYIAHLFILLEEKGKEIKEEAEAKSQFLSTMSHEIRTPLNGILGFTKLLKEMESTEDQKEFISLIENSSNNLISIVNDVLDLSKMNAEKMEIESIPFHLFETIDLTVASFAQMADQKDIEFGVLVDPTLSPYVIGDPTKLSQILTNLIGNAIKFTDAYGKINLFVEGVSSDKDHTGLKFSVSDNGIGLSEAQQKTIFEAYGQATAGTSRKYGGTGLGLTISRKMVQLMGGELEVESKENEGTTFFFTLPLEKNKDHEPSVYTDFSNLSVGLALPVKSINRQLDINLQTYIEHLGARFSFYYYEELFESETPLTLPDIMIFDHHYARLPGELEQCAALECKSVLLTNGSLRARVNPQQHHFTDVVLTPISLAKTIRILTNASEHKKEKILTSDTVENTEQFQGLHALVADDNKINCKLIKIILENLGLEVTVVNDGKDAVDMATKNDYDIIFMDIEMPIMDGVEACKHILEHETKEQLKHVPIIALTANTSAGEKEKYMAEGMDDYAVKPLDIEALKMIIKAHCNS, from the coding sequence ATGATGAAAAAAAATCTGCTAGATATATCTGTCCGTAGCGCTCCTCTTATTTTTTTGTTGATGCTTAGTAGTTACTGGAGTTATAGAGAATGGAAAAGGATCGATCCTTCCGATACAGGGCTTTTTGTCTCTTTATTGGTGATCGTAGTGTTGAGTCTCTTGTCCCTGATATATGTATGGTTTGATCATCGCAGAGAAGAAAGAGAGACCAGGGCACTGGTCTCCGTGTTGGACAGTATCGATCATTTGGCAGATATTGAGAAAGGGGTCATTACAAAACAAAGAGAAGAAGTCTACAACTATATTGCACACCTTTTTATCCTTTTAGAGGAAAAAGGAAAAGAGATCAAAGAGGAGGCAGAGGCAAAAAGTCAATTCCTATCTACCATGTCTCACGAAATTCGTACACCGCTCAACGGAATTCTGGGTTTTACAAAACTTCTAAAAGAGATGGAAAGTACAGAAGACCAGAAGGAGTTCATCTCTTTGATCGAAAATTCATCAAATAATCTTATCTCTATTGTGAATGATGTTTTGGACCTTTCGAAAATGAATGCAGAAAAAATGGAGATCGAATCTATCCCGTTTCATCTATTCGAGACCATCGATCTGACCGTAGCATCTTTTGCACAAATGGCTGATCAAAAGGACATTGAGTTCGGGGTATTGGTCGATCCGACTCTATCGCCTTATGTGATCGGCGATCCTACGAAACTTTCTCAAATATTGACAAACCTTATAGGGAATGCCATTAAATTTACGGATGCTTACGGCAAGATCAACCTTTTTGTTGAAGGGGTAAGTAGCGACAAAGATCACACAGGATTAAAGTTTTCTGTGAGTGACAATGGTATCGGACTGAGTGAAGCGCAACAAAAGACCATTTTTGAAGCCTATGGACAGGCAACGGCAGGTACAAGCCGAAAATACGGAGGTACAGGACTCGGACTCACTATCTCGCGTAAGATGGTCCAGCTTATGGGGGGAGAACTTGAAGTTGAAAGTAAAGAAAATGAAGGAACCACCTTCTTCTTTACGCTTCCATTAGAAAAAAACAAAGACCATGAACCTAGTGTATATACAGACTTTTCCAATCTCTCTGTAGGTCTTGCACTGCCTGTCAAGAGTATCAACCGCCAGTTGGATATCAATCTTCAAACCTATATAGAACACCTTGGTGCAAGGTTTTCTTTCTACTATTATGAAGAGCTATTTGAGTCAGAGACCCCTCTGACTTTACCTGATATTATGATATTTGATCATCACTATGCGAGGCTGCCGGGAGAGTTGGAACAGTGTGCTGCGCTGGAGTGCAAATCTGTACTTTTGACCAATGGTAGTTTAAGGGCGCGTGTCAATCCCCAACAACATCATTTTACCGATGTGGTCCTAACACCTATAAGCCTGGCAAAAACGATCAGGATCTTAACCAACGCAAGTGAGCATAAGAAAGAGAAGATACTCACCTCTGATACAGTAGAAAATACCGAACAGTTTCAAGGACTCCATGCGCTTGTAGCAGATGATAATAAGATAAACTGTAAACTCATAAAGATCATTTTGGAGAATCTTGGTCTGGAAGTGACTGTAGTGAATGACGGAAAAGATGCTGTGGATATGGCTACAAAAAATGACTATGACATTATATTTATGGATATTGAAATGCCTATCATGGACGGTGTCGAAGCCTGTAAGCATATTTTGGAACACGAAACCAAAGAGCAGTTGAAACATGTTCCTATCATTGCGCTCACTGCGAATACTTCTGCTGGAGAGAAAGAGAAGTATATGGCTGAAGGTATGGATGATTATGCCGTGAAGCCACTGGATATAGAAGCGTTAAAAATGATCATCAAAGCGCATTGTAACTCTTAG
- the yihA gene encoding ribosome biogenesis GTP-binding protein YihA/YsxC translates to MSIPRVVEAAFIKSAQSIADSLPEDMSEVVFLGRSNVGKSSTLNSLTQRKNLAKSSATPGKTQLINFFETRYLYNDESYPVRFVDLPGFGYAKVSKSLKEVWQKNLVEFIQHRVSIRLFIHLRDARHPHAKIDDDVEAYISEFIRPDQKYLTVFTKIDKLNQKERAKLKRDFPGSITLSNLKKNGHDRVHQMILETIFGVGNEAKSKNDTVQENEEKE, encoded by the coding sequence GTGAGTATACCCCGAGTAGTAGAAGCGGCATTTATCAAGTCTGCGCAGAGTATTGCGGATTCTTTACCTGAAGATATGAGCGAAGTGGTTTTTTTAGGACGTTCCAATGTAGGGAAAAGTTCCACACTGAATTCATTAACACAAAGAAAGAATCTGGCCAAAAGTTCAGCTACGCCGGGAAAAACACAACTGATCAACTTTTTTGAAACGAGATATTTGTATAATGACGAGAGTTACCCTGTACGTTTTGTGGATTTGCCCGGATTTGGGTATGCAAAGGTCTCTAAATCTTTGAAAGAAGTGTGGCAGAAGAACCTTGTTGAATTTATTCAGCATCGTGTCTCTATACGTCTTTTTATCCATCTTCGTGATGCCCGCCATCCGCATGCCAAGATCGATGATGATGTGGAAGCGTATATCTCTGAATTTATTCGTCCGGATCAGAAATACCTGACAGTATTTACAAAGATCGATAAACTCAATCAAAAAGAGAGAGCAAAGCTTAAAAGAGACTTCCCGGGTTCTATTACGCTCTCAAACCTGAAGAAGAACGGCCATGACAGGGTACATCAAATGATACTGGAAACGATTTTCGGTGTCGGTAACGAAGCTAAAAGTAAGAATGATACAGTCCAAGAGAATGAGGAAAAAGAGTGA
- the lptC gene encoding LPS export ABC transporter periplasmic protein LptC has product MGIKLEYILTIAIIGIIAGTLMLKLGNAPATTKAFTKELEFTGTTLTEVDTDNMNSRIYGTYGARDKGVLRVENIRYFDDNIESLSADKGKLEGDILQLEGHVVMKEQGGYTYKTEHATYDKKSEILNITKPFTAVRGQNMIKGKSLEYDTRQKKATGQTVDTVFYTPDK; this is encoded by the coding sequence ATGGGAATAAAATTAGAATACATATTGACCATTGCGATCATCGGGATCATAGCCGGGACCCTCATGTTAAAATTAGGCAATGCACCTGCAACAACTAAAGCATTTACCAAAGAACTTGAATTTACGGGTACCACTTTGACGGAAGTGGATACTGACAATATGAACAGTCGTATATATGGTACATACGGTGCGAGAGACAAGGGTGTATTGAGGGTAGAGAATATACGCTATTTTGATGATAATATAGAGTCACTTTCTGCGGACAAAGGTAAACTTGAAGGTGACATACTTCAGTTAGAGGGTCATGTGGTCATGAAGGAACAAGGTGGTTATACCTATAAAACGGAACATGCCACCTATGATAAAAAGAGCGAAATATTAAATATCACAAAACCTTTTACCGCGGTAAGGGGTCAAAATATGATCAAAGGAAAAAGTTTGGAGTATGATACTCGCCAGAAAAAGGCTACCGGTCAGACTGTTGATACAGTATTTTATACCCCTGACAAGTAA
- a CDS encoding Hpt domain-containing protein, with protein MSALTILSIFVFFVVLFIFLEYRNEKKYQKERRRKQQKTAPDTRTAPSKEQKKATPKPEPKPEKEAEPTTEPEPEIALEPEEPQTESIIETKQLPEANYPPFTHVRLVEMGLSDEEAKEFVAELIPQIETEIPLIEAAIEEGDFHKIEKLTHGIKGSATNLGTGGVSDLLTDYNTYVKTGTDVDITNAYLEHLKHYTNELKAQYT; from the coding sequence ATGTCTGCTTTAACCATCTTATCTATTTTTGTTTTTTTTGTTGTGTTGTTTATCTTTCTGGAATACAGAAATGAAAAAAAGTACCAGAAAGAGAGACGCAGAAAACAGCAGAAAACAGCTCCTGATACAAGGACCGCACCTTCAAAAGAACAAAAGAAAGCTACACCAAAGCCTGAACCAAAACCAGAGAAAGAAGCTGAACCGACGACCGAGCCGGAACCGGAAATAGCACTTGAACCCGAAGAACCTCAAACTGAATCCATAATAGAGACAAAACAACTGCCTGAGGCGAATTATCCCCCGTTTACCCATGTTCGTCTAGTGGAAATGGGACTTTCTGACGAGGAAGCAAAAGAGTTTGTAGCTGAACTTATCCCGCAGATCGAAACAGAGATCCCTCTCATAGAAGCAGCGATAGAAGAAGGGGATTTTCACAAAATAGAAAAATTGACACATGGTATCAAAGGTTCAGCGACCAATCTGGGTACAGGTGGCGTCTCAGATCTTTTAACGGATTACAATACCTATGTGAAAACGGGAACAGATGTTGATATTACCAACGCCTACCTTGAACATCTCAAACACTACACCAATGAGCTCAAGGCACAATATACCTAA
- a CDS encoding septal ring lytic transglycosylase RlpA family protein, translating into MKRLTSPILLIVILGVSTLITGCGPEPRDAKATKYTSAARHKATMRSYKVLGKRYNPTYVEVGQVMHGISSWYGPNFHGKQTSNGEVYNMHARTAAHKTWPMDTMVKVKNLQNGKSTIVRINDRGPFVRGRVIDCSYTAGKEIGLDKMGIAKVSLEVVGFAGKVESAAAIARQKREHTQKRIVLSNFGVQVGAFRLHEGAKIYQRKYSALYRRYNTIIRRFNDIDGAPLYRVWLMGYRSEDEARDFKAHHDLEGAFIVRN; encoded by the coding sequence ATGAAGAGACTTACATCCCCAATATTATTGATCGTTATTTTGGGGGTTAGCACCCTTATTACAGGGTGTGGACCGGAACCTAGAGATGCTAAGGCCACAAAATATACAAGTGCAGCCAGACATAAAGCTACCATGCGCTCATATAAGGTATTGGGCAAACGTTACAATCCGACGTATGTGGAAGTAGGACAGGTGATGCATGGCATCTCAAGCTGGTATGGACCTAACTTCCATGGTAAACAGACAAGTAACGGTGAAGTCTATAATATGCATGCAAGAACTGCAGCACACAAAACATGGCCTATGGATACGATGGTAAAAGTAAAGAACCTTCAAAACGGTAAAAGCACGATCGTACGTATCAATGATAGGGGACCTTTTGTGAGAGGACGTGTCATTGACTGTAGTTATACTGCGGGTAAAGAAATAGGACTTGATAAAATGGGGATCGCAAAAGTATCTCTGGAAGTAGTCGGATTTGCAGGAAAGGTCGAGTCAGCCGCTGCGATCGCCAGACAGAAAAGAGAGCATACCCAAAAACGTATCGTACTCTCTAATTTTGGTGTACAGGTAGGGGCATTCAGGCTTCATGAAGGTGCTAAAATCTATCAAAGAAAATATAGCGCCCTATATAGACGCTATAATACGATCATAAGACGTTTTAACGATATAGATGGCGCACCCCTCTACCGTGTATGGCTTATGGGATACAGGTCTGAAGATGAAGCGAGGGACTTCAAGGCTCATCATGACCTAGAGGGTGCATTTATCGTAAGAAATTAA
- the mrdA gene encoding penicillin-binding protein 2, translated as MRYKFIVLVFLIFWGVMITRLYHVSIKSNFYYEGLAKENIERKQFIKPVRGEITDVRGNLLAMNQIGFSLSIAPHLKVKNHQLENVIAQLLETFPDLNKTVMLKVYKKHNSPYNHKYIKVVDFIHYADMMGAYPKLSLIENIKIEAETKRYYPYGKYAAHIVGYTGRSNQKENEKDPVANEVGKIGKSGLERYYNKVLEGELGYEISKVTATNKAIEVLEKELPKDNKNIQLNIDIELQKMIYERFGEDTGVAVVMRTNGEVLAAVSYPSYDPNLFVGGISSKEWKALQEDVNYPFTNKFIHGTYPPGSTIKMGMALAFSKALPNSLGAEEYCGGHITLGTSKHKFRCWSRWGHGKVDLRKAIRESCDVYFYNKSLKVGIDAMAKYIRTFGLGVKTGVDLPREYSGVMPDKAWKMKRYKQPWYMGETVISSIGQGYDLVTPLQVARYTGLIATGSLVKPFIAKEVDGKRIEPELKPLKFNTYYLNEIRKGMYDVCNVRRGTAYRTMSKLPIVVAGKTGTSQVTSIPQSTQKRLKEEELEYFHRSHAWITTYAPYEDPKYIVTVLVEHGGHGGSTAGPITADIYKWLYREGYFSAAGVATRDADTNSSK; from the coding sequence ATGAGATATAAGTTTATTGTTTTAGTTTTCCTTATCTTCTGGGGTGTGATGATCACACGACTCTATCATGTCAGTATCAAATCCAATTTCTACTACGAGGGGTTGGCAAAAGAGAATATAGAGAGAAAACAATTTATCAAACCCGTTAGAGGCGAGATAACAGATGTCCGCGGAAATCTGCTGGCGATGAACCAGATCGGATTTTCACTCTCTATTGCCCCACACTTGAAAGTGAAGAACCATCAGCTCGAAAATGTCATCGCACAACTGCTTGAAACGTTTCCTGACCTCAATAAAACAGTGATGTTGAAAGTCTATAAAAAACACAATTCACCTTACAACCATAAGTATATCAAGGTTGTTGATTTTATACACTATGCAGATATGATGGGTGCTTATCCAAAGCTGAGTCTCATAGAGAATATTAAAATAGAAGCAGAAACGAAACGTTACTATCCTTATGGAAAGTATGCCGCACATATAGTTGGCTACACGGGAAGGTCCAATCAAAAAGAAAATGAAAAAGACCCCGTAGCCAATGAAGTCGGAAAGATAGGAAAAAGTGGCCTGGAACGCTATTATAATAAAGTGCTCGAAGGTGAACTGGGCTATGAGATCAGTAAAGTAACGGCAACCAACAAAGCCATAGAGGTACTCGAGAAGGAACTCCCGAAAGACAACAAGAATATACAGCTGAATATAGACATAGAGCTCCAAAAAATGATCTATGAGCGTTTTGGTGAGGATACGGGTGTTGCAGTGGTTATGCGTACCAACGGTGAGGTCTTGGCAGCGGTCAGCTACCCTTCATATGACCCTAATCTTTTTGTAGGCGGTATCAGCTCTAAAGAGTGGAAAGCACTGCAGGAGGATGTCAACTATCCTTTTACGAACAAATTTATTCATGGAACCTATCCTCCTGGTTCAACGATCAAAATGGGTATGGCCTTGGCTTTTTCCAAAGCATTGCCTAATTCTCTTGGTGCAGAAGAATATTGTGGTGGACATATTACACTGGGTACCAGTAAGCATAAGTTCAGGTGCTGGTCACGATGGGGACATGGCAAGGTCGATCTAAGAAAAGCGATACGAGAGAGTTGTGATGTCTATTTTTACAATAAAAGCTTAAAAGTAGGGATCGATGCGATGGCCAAGTATATTCGTACTTTTGGGCTGGGGGTAAAAACAGGTGTAGATCTACCGCGTGAATATTCTGGAGTCATGCCGGACAAGGCATGGAAGATGAAACGCTATAAACAGCCTTGGTATATGGGTGAGACAGTGATCTCATCCATAGGACAGGGGTATGACTTGGTAACACCTTTGCAGGTGGCACGTTATACAGGCTTGATCGCTACAGGATCACTTGTAAAGCCGTTTATTGCAAAGGAAGTGGATGGCAAGAGGATCGAGCCTGAATTGAAGCCTTTGAAGTTTAACACCTACTATTTGAACGAGATCAGAAAAGGGATGTATGATGTATGTAATGTACGACGTGGAACGGCCTATAGAACCATGAGCAAACTCCCTATCGTTGTTGCCGGTAAGACAGGTACTTCACAAGTCACCTCTATCCCTCAATCGACACAAAAACGTTTAAAAGAGGAGGAGCTGGAATATTTTCATCGTTCCCATGCCTGGATCACGACCTATGCTCCGTATGAAGACCCTAAATACATTGTTACAGTATTGGTGGAACATGGAGGCCATGGCGGTAGTACGGCAGGCCCTATCACCGCAGATATCTATAAATGGCTTTACAGGGAAGGTTACTTCTCTGCAGCAGGAGTAGCTACAAGAGATGCAGATACGAACAGTTCAAAATAG
- the lptA gene encoding lipopolysaccharide transport periplasmic protein LptA, with the protein MHVLKIILLVMLTQALFAEKVEITSTSMEAEELKKEVHFIGNAKIKKGDDWIHADRVIVYFDDNNETKKYEAMGSVKFEFKKDEKHFKGSADKVEYNIMKSLYVLIGKAILNDLVKSSHLNGDKITLDMSTGSVDVKGNRKKPAKFIFEMKDKQ; encoded by the coding sequence ATGCATGTTTTGAAAATAATACTTTTGGTGATGCTCACACAGGCACTTTTTGCTGAAAAGGTAGAGATCACTTCTACATCTATGGAGGCAGAGGAGCTCAAGAAAGAGGTACACTTCATAGGCAATGCAAAGATAAAAAAAGGGGATGACTGGATACATGCTGACAGGGTTATCGTCTACTTTGATGACAATAATGAAACAAAAAAATATGAAGCCATGGGATCCGTCAAATTTGAGTTTAAAAAGGATGAAAAACATTTCAAAGGAAGTGCAGATAAAGTGGAGTACAATATTATGAAATCACTTTATGTGTTGATCGGTAAAGCAATTTTGAACGACCTGGTTAAGAGTAGTCATCTCAATGGTGATAAGATCACTCTTGATATGTCTACAGGAAGTGTAGATGTGAAAGGTAACCGTAAAAAGCCTGCGAAGTTTATTTTTGAGATGAAGGACAAACAGTGA
- a CDS encoding HAD family hydrolase, giving the protein MSIELIVLDVDGTMTDSHITYSEHGDEIKSFNVKDGLAISSWRRLGKQVAIITGRSSKIVARRAKELHIEHFYQGIDNKKEVLESLLEKLDLTMENVAAIGDDLNDLPMLKAAQISFVPRDASAYVDKIATVVLSKRGGDGAVREMIEYLIVKEGLEKKYLELWE; this is encoded by the coding sequence GTGAGTATTGAATTGATCGTACTTGATGTAGACGGTACTATGACGGACAGTCATATCACTTACAGTGAACACGGTGATGAGATCAAGTCTTTTAATGTGAAAGATGGGTTGGCTATATCATCATGGAGAAGACTTGGAAAACAGGTAGCCATCATTACGGGAAGATCTTCAAAGATCGTTGCACGTCGTGCAAAAGAGCTGCATATAGAACACTTCTATCAGGGTATTGACAATAAAAAAGAAGTGTTGGAATCGCTTCTTGAAAAGCTTGACCTCACCATGGAAAATGTAGCAGCCATAGGAGATGACCTGAATGACCTGCCAATGTTGAAAGCAGCTCAAATTTCATTCGTACCAAGAGATGCAAGTGCGTATGTAGATAAGATCGCTACTGTAGTACTTTCCAAAAGAGGCGGGGATGGTGCAGTACGTGAAATGATAGAATATCTCATCGTCAAAGAAGGTCTTGAGAAGAAGTATCTGGAGCTATGGGAATAA
- a CDS encoding N-acetyltransferase, which translates to MIELVKAKLSDIPAMQALVAPEVKDGIILNRTEDEVATNIRSYVLAKDGDKLVGYTALHIHSRRLAEIRSLIVDEGYRGQNVGQRMVQFTLEEAKNIGVEEDVLVLTYLPQFFLKLNFKEIDKEVIPEHKIWADCIKCIHFPICNEVALVYKLA; encoded by the coding sequence GTGATCGAACTTGTTAAAGCAAAACTGAGTGATATTCCTGCAATGCAGGCATTGGTTGCACCCGAAGTAAAGGACGGGATCATCCTGAATCGAACAGAAGATGAAGTCGCAACCAATATACGCTCTTATGTCCTGGCAAAAGACGGTGACAAACTTGTTGGGTATACAGCCCTGCATATACACTCAAGAAGATTGGCTGAGATCCGAAGCCTTATCGTAGACGAAGGCTACCGTGGACAAAATGTAGGTCAAAGAATGGTACAGTTTACACTGGAAGAAGCAAAAAATATCGGTGTAGAAGAGGATGTACTGGTCTTAACCTATCTTCCTCAGTTCTTTTTAAAATTAAACTTTAAAGAGATCGATAAAGAGGTGATACCTGAACATAAGATCTGGGCGGATTGTATCAAGTGTATCCACTTCCCTATCTGTAATGAAGTAGCATTGGTCTACAAATTAGCGTAA
- a CDS encoding TatD family hydrolase, translating to MLIDTHCHLDDDRYDDDIEQVLENAREKGVEKFIIPGADPKTLQKAVDLAERYESIYFAVGVHPYDAHEYDRSYLEPYVTHPKCVAIGECGLDYFRLPESEDEIEKEKKLQKEVFLDQILWAKELQKPLIVHVRESSPDCLEMLDHHAGEEGGVLHCYNADESLLKLAKKNFYYGIGGVLTFKNARKLINVYPKIPLDKLVIETDAPYLTPHPHRGERNEPSYTTFVADKMAELSSLSRKEIEASSTQNAQRLFRF from the coding sequence ATGTTAATAGACACACATTGTCATTTGGATGATGATCGGTATGATGATGATATAGAACAGGTTTTGGAAAATGCCAGAGAAAAAGGTGTAGAGAAGTTCATTATACCAGGCGCAGACCCAAAAACGCTGCAGAAGGCGGTTGATCTGGCTGAACGGTATGAAAGCATCTATTTTGCAGTAGGTGTACATCCTTATGATGCCCATGAGTATGACAGAAGCTATTTGGAACCCTATGTGACGCATCCCAAGTGTGTTGCGATTGGCGAATGCGGATTGGATTATTTCAGACTACCGGAGTCGGAAGATGAGATCGAAAAAGAGAAAAAATTGCAAAAAGAGGTCTTTTTAGACCAAATACTGTGGGCCAAAGAGCTTCAAAAACCGCTTATTGTCCATGTGAGAGAATCAAGCCCGGATTGTTTGGAGATGCTTGATCATCATGCGGGAGAAGAGGGTGGTGTATTGCATTGTTACAATGCAGATGAGTCACTGCTCAAACTCGCAAAAAAGAATTTCTATTACGGTATAGGCGGGGTCTTGACATTTAAAAATGCAAGAAAACTCATCAATGTGTACCCTAAAATCCCTCTGGATAAACTAGTCATAGAGACGGATGCACCGTATCTTACGCCGCACCCTCACCGTGGTGAAAGAAATGAACCCAGTTATACGACATTCGTAGCAGATAAAATGGCTGAACTCTCTTCGCTCAGCAGGAAAGAGATCGAAGCGTCAAGTACGCAAAATGCCCAAAGACTTTTTAGGTTCTGA